In one Bacillus sp. SM2101 genomic region, the following are encoded:
- the hflX gene encoding GTPase HflX, giving the protein MTTNKTAETAILVGCQLPNLNDERFMFSMEELASLTKTANGTVEVVVTQKREKVHPATYIGKGKVEEIVNLESEMEPQIIIFNDELTPSQIRNLTKLFQARVIDRTQLILDIFAMRARSREGKLQVELAQLQYLLPRLAGQGISLSRLGGGIGTRGPGETKLETDRRHIHRRVVEIKQQLSSIVQHRVRYRERRKKNNAFQLSLVGYTNAGKSTLFNRLTAAGAYEENELFATLDPMTRKMSIPSGMNVLLTDTVGFIQDLPTTLVAAFRSTLEEVKDADVLIHVVDCSNPDYFNHEQTVYQLIEELGFENIPVITVYNKRDSIHPDFVPSSNTEVVTISAHNDNDVIKLKAWLENRIKENMVKYHVKIPSQDGKLLSSIKTDTIVTETKYDEREDVYECTGYVLSSHIAFGKLKKYQV; this is encoded by the coding sequence ATAACTACAAATAAAACCGCTGAAACAGCAATTTTAGTTGGATGTCAATTGCCCAATTTAAATGATGAAAGATTTATGTTTTCGATGGAGGAACTTGCATCTTTAACAAAAACGGCGAATGGGACTGTGGAAGTTGTCGTTACACAGAAAAGAGAGAAAGTTCACCCTGCTACATACATAGGTAAAGGGAAAGTAGAAGAAATTGTAAATTTGGAAAGTGAAATGGAACCACAGATTATCATTTTTAATGATGAGCTGACACCTAGCCAAATTAGAAATTTAACAAAGTTATTTCAGGCGAGGGTAATTGATAGAACTCAACTAATTTTAGATATTTTTGCAATGAGGGCTAGATCACGTGAAGGGAAGCTCCAAGTTGAACTTGCACAATTACAATATTTATTACCTAGACTAGCTGGGCAAGGTATTTCTTTATCTAGGCTCGGGGGAGGAATTGGTACAAGAGGTCCAGGTGAAACGAAGCTCGAAACGGATAGAAGACACATCCATCGTCGAGTCGTTGAAATTAAGCAACAATTATCGTCGATCGTTCAGCATCGAGTGAGGTATCGTGAACGGAGAAAGAAAAACAATGCATTTCAATTATCTTTAGTAGGATATACGAATGCTGGAAAATCAACGCTTTTTAATCGTTTAACAGCAGCTGGTGCTTATGAAGAAAATGAGTTGTTTGCTACATTAGATCCTATGACGAGAAAGATGTCGATACCATCTGGGATGAATGTACTGCTCACGGATACCGTAGGATTTATACAAGATCTTCCTACCACATTAGTAGCTGCATTTAGATCTACATTAGAAGAGGTCAAAGATGCTGATGTACTTATACATGTAGTTGATTGTTCCAATCCAGATTATTTTAATCATGAACAAACTGTATATCAGTTAATAGAAGAGTTAGGCTTCGAAAATATTCCAGTCATAACCGTTTATAATAAGCGTGACAGTATTCATCCAGATTTTGTACCCTCATCAAATACAGAAGTTGTCACAATTAGTGCACATAACGACAATGATGTTATTAAACTGAAAGCTTGGCTCGAAAATCGTATAAAAGAGAATATGGTTAAATATCACGTGAAAATTCCAAGCCAAGACGGGAAATTACTGTCATCCATCAAAACGGATACGATTGTAACAGAGACAAAATATGATGAAAGAGAAGATGTTTATGAATGTACAGGATATGTATTATCTTCACATATCGCATTCGGTAAACTAAAGAAATATCAAGTTTAG
- a CDS encoding methionine gamma-lyase family protein — translation MFHNLSNGEQISDIVNIVEDKIRNIHHQIDRNIEVNQYRVLESFRGHKISDSHFTPSTGYGYDDVGRDTLEKVYAQVFGGEAGLVRPQIISGTHAISIALFGVLRPFDELLYITGKPYDTLEEIVGIRGSGVGSFKEYHIGYNSIPLATDGKIDYNKVKEAINEKTKMIGIQRSKGYANRPSFSISEIQEMVQFVKSINEEIVVFVDNCYGEFVEPLEPCHVGADLIAGSLIKNPGGGFAKTGGYIVGKKTLVDACSYRMTSPGIGSEAGASLHSLQEMYQGFFLAPHIVGQALKGAVFTSAFLSEIGMNTHPSWNSHRTDLIQSVQFDNKEMMIAFCQAIQYCSPVNSYVTPYPSYMPGYEDDVIMAAGTFIQGSSIELSADGPLRPPYVAYVQGGLTYAHVKIAVCSAINHLIEKNLLKIG, via the coding sequence ATGTTTCATAACTTAAGTAACGGAGAGCAAATCTCCGACATAGTAAATATAGTAGAAGACAAAATACGTAATATCCATCATCAAATCGATCGGAATATAGAAGTGAATCAATATCGAGTACTTGAGAGTTTTCGTGGACATAAAATAAGTGATTCACATTTCACGCCCTCAACAGGTTATGGTTATGATGATGTTGGAAGAGATACGTTGGAGAAAGTATATGCACAAGTTTTTGGAGGCGAAGCTGGATTAGTTCGCCCACAAATCATATCAGGAACGCATGCCATTTCAATTGCATTATTTGGTGTGCTTAGGCCATTTGATGAGCTTTTGTATATAACTGGGAAGCCATATGATACTTTAGAGGAGATAGTAGGAATTAGAGGTTCAGGCGTAGGCTCTTTTAAAGAGTATCATATTGGGTATAACAGTATACCGTTAGCTACAGATGGCAAAATTGATTATAACAAAGTAAAAGAAGCGATAAATGAAAAAACTAAAATGATTGGTATTCAAAGATCTAAAGGATATGCAAATAGACCCTCGTTTTCGATAAGTGAGATTCAAGAAATGGTTCAATTTGTAAAATCGATTAATGAAGAAATCGTCGTTTTTGTTGATAATTGTTATGGTGAATTTGTAGAACCATTGGAGCCTTGTCATGTAGGTGCAGACTTAATTGCTGGATCGTTAATAAAAAATCCTGGTGGTGGTTTTGCTAAAACGGGTGGTTATATCGTAGGGAAGAAAACTCTTGTTGATGCATGCTCCTATCGAATGACTTCTCCTGGAATAGGTAGTGAAGCAGGAGCATCGTTACATAGTTTGCAAGAAATGTATCAGGGATTCTTTCTCGCTCCACACATTGTTGGTCAAGCTTTGAAAGGTGCTGTTTTTACATCAGCTTTCTTATCCGAAATCGGCATGAACACACATCCTAGCTGGAACAGTCATCGAACAGACCTTATTCAATCAGTCCAATTTGATAATAAAGAAATGATGATTGCATTTTGTCAGGCAATCCAATATTGTTCCCCAGTCAATTCTTATGTTACTCCGTACCCTAGCTATATGCCTGGTTATGAAGATGATGTGATCATGGCGGCTGGTACCTTTATACAAGGGTCTAGTATTGAACTATCAGCGGATGGGCCTTTGAGGCCACCATACGTAGCATACGTACAAGGGGGGCTAACATATGCTCACGTCAAGATAGCGGTTTGTTCGGCAATCAATCATTTGATTGAAAAAAATCTCCTCAAAATAGGCTAA
- a CDS encoding MerR family transcriptional regulator, which yields MADEIRRSMPLFPIGIVMQLTELTARQIRYYEEHGLVSPARTEGNRRLFSFNDVDKLLEIKNLIDQGVNMAGIKKLFAGNQDAKPVQENEVVKANKQELSEDELRKLLKAELMNAGKYNRTTLRQGDMSRFFH from the coding sequence ATGGCTGATGAAATCAGAAGGTCCATGCCACTTTTTCCTATCGGAATTGTGATGCAGTTAACCGAATTAACAGCTAGGCAAATTCGATATTACGAAGAGCATGGATTAGTATCTCCGGCAAGAACCGAAGGGAATCGACGATTATTTTCTTTTAATGATGTTGACAAGCTATTAGAAATTAAAAATCTAATAGATCAAGGTGTCAATATGGCAGGGATTAAGAAATTATTTGCAGGCAATCAAGATGCAAAACCTGTACAAGAAAATGAAGTAGTTAAAGCGAACAAACAAGAACTATCTGAAGATGAACTGCGCAAGCTACTAAAAGCTGAACTGATGAATGCTGGAAAATACAATCGTACAACTCTGAGACAAGGAGATATGTCCCGATTTTTCCATTAA
- the glnA gene encoding type I glutamate--ammonia ligase yields MAKYTREDIVKMTEEENVRYIRLQFTDLLGTIKNVEIPTSQLEKALDNKMMFDGSSIEGFVRIEESDMYLYPDLDTWVVFPWTSEKGKVARLICDIYNPDGTPFEGDPRNNLKRVLKEMEELGFTDFNLGAEPEFFLFKVDEKGEPTLELNDKGGYFDLAPTDLGENCRRDIVLELEEMGFDIEASHHEVAPGQHEIDFKYAGALKAADDIQTFKLVVKTIARKHGLHATFMPKPLYGVNGSGMHANLSLFANGENSFFDPTGDLELSETARQFIAGVIKHAPNFTAVTNPTINSYKRLVPGYEAPVYVAWSARNRSPLIRIPASRGMSTRVEVRSVDPSANPYLAMSVLLAAGLDGIKNKLTAPAPVDRNIYVMNKAERLEAGIVDLPATLEHALENLKSDEVMTGAMGKHLFEHFVEAKEIEWDMFRTQVHPWERDQYMTLY; encoded by the coding sequence ATGGCAAAGTACACACGAGAAGACATTGTTAAGATGACTGAGGAGGAAAACGTTAGATATATAAGACTACAATTTACTGATTTATTAGGAACGATCAAAAATGTTGAAATCCCTACTAGTCAGTTAGAAAAAGCACTTGATAATAAAATGATGTTTGATGGATCTTCAATCGAAGGCTTCGTACGTATAGAAGAATCAGATATGTATTTATATCCTGACTTAGATACTTGGGTTGTATTCCCTTGGACATCTGAAAAAGGTAAAGTTGCACGTCTAATTTGTGATATTTACAATCCTGATGGTACTCCTTTTGAAGGAGATCCACGTAATAACTTAAAGCGTGTACTTAAAGAAATGGAAGAGCTAGGATTTACTGACTTTAATTTAGGAGCGGAACCAGAGTTTTTCTTATTTAAAGTTGATGAAAAGGGCGAACCAACTCTTGAATTAAATGATAAAGGTGGATACTTTGACTTAGCACCGACTGATTTAGGTGAAAATTGCCGCCGTGACATCGTTTTAGAATTAGAAGAAATGGGCTTTGATATTGAAGCATCTCACCATGAAGTAGCGCCAGGGCAACATGAAATCGACTTTAAATATGCTGGTGCGTTAAAAGCAGCTGATGATATTCAAACGTTCAAGCTTGTTGTAAAAACGATCGCTAGAAAGCACGGTTTACACGCAACATTCATGCCAAAACCACTTTACGGCGTAAACGGATCTGGAATGCATGCAAACCTTTCATTATTTGCTAATGGTGAAAACTCATTCTTTGACCCTACTGGCGACTTAGAGCTTAGTGAAACAGCTCGTCAATTTATCGCTGGTGTGATAAAACATGCACCAAACTTTACAGCTGTTACAAATCCAACAATCAACTCATATAAACGTTTAGTACCTGGTTATGAAGCTCCTGTATATGTCGCTTGGTCAGCTCGTAACCGTAGCCCATTAATCCGTATTCCTGCATCTAGAGGTATGAGCACACGTGTTGAAGTGCGAAGCGTTGACCCAAGTGCAAACCCATACCTTGCAATGTCAGTATTACTTGCAGCTGGATTAGATGGTATCAAAAACAAACTTACAGCTCCTGCACCAGTTGACAGAAACATCTATGTAATGAACAAAGCTGAGCGTTTAGAAGCTGGTATCGTAGACTTACCTGCAACACTAGAACATGCATTAGAAAACTTAAAGTCTGATGAAGTTATGACAGGTGCAATGGGTAAACATTTATTCGAGCACTTTGTAGAAGCTAAAGAAATTGAATGGGATATGTTCCGTACGCAAGTTCACCCTTGGGAACGTGACCAATACATGACTTTATACTAA